One genomic window of Triplophysa rosa linkage group LG11, Trosa_1v2, whole genome shotgun sequence includes the following:
- the znf750 gene encoding zinc finger protein 750, with amino-acid sequence MDTLQGRKPKKPHYIPRPPGKPFKYQCFQCPFTCNIKSHLFNHMKYNLCKNSISLVSQRMEQTGKSPRAPQRNLPSLQNSKESPLEVEHLEKNKTNNTEQAEMGKETKEKPESPIKEINNAVLEPVSETIDKTSNIDTQQNKISSAFSPVSRTCENEVLPLPLHKDDQSTPSIPQFYHQMAPWVPPTSTTPLLPLMPEYSPYMVTERPLHSVYTHYLPNQPNTTAFKLTPRETQRPLVPSPLVPPSTSLFHPYHYRYGHSIIPGPPLPFSLYQHIELPMPLQRSRYLPLDAYNNRFYPREYGGHLAQLNHSDSYSRLTEDRGIQEHKGDKGTRQSPLAGCAASGSPDRPSAADFTQRVPVTLRHTSHGQTLIVSQLQHGMQGASAQTTAANSLPKKPCGQDQKDVLPNSESNEPATTVSARSSDISSEKKEDEETEDEPGPLNLSKRDQATSRNTMHHDPEHELHSDSESSLEEAPLNLCLRAETNIKALPDTTAEKEPNSEISPAREQDLDPCDQRHSAAFALCQLASSRDVINESPIGQQEMTKGQNIKHLSYTEKHPAKDTPDMHKQGTQAPGQKRARSRPLRHTAKKARVKEPARAQRKRSQNC; translated from the exons ATGGACACCCTCCAGGGGAGAAAACCAAAGAAACCACATTACATTCCACGACCTCCTGGCAAGCCTTTCAAATATCAGTGCTTCCAATGTCCCTTCACCTGCAACATCAAGTCTCATCTCTTCAATCATATGAAGTACAACCTGTGCAAGAACTCCATCTCTCTGGTGTCTCAACGCATGGAGCAGACAGGAAAATCACCTAGAGCTCCTCAACGTAACCTACCTTCTTTACAAAACAGTAAAGAATCACCCCTGGAGGTTGAACATCTTGAGAAGAACAAAACCAACAACACTGAACAAGCAGAAATGGGTAAAGAAACAAAGGAAAAGCCCGAAAGTCCTATAAAGGAGATCAACAATGCTGTTCTTGAACCAGTTAGTGAGACTATAGACAAAACTTCAAACATCGAcactcaacagaacaaaatatctTCAGCTTTCTCACCGGTTTCCCGAACGTGTGAAAACGAAGTGCTACCGCTCCCTCTGCACAAAGATGATCAATCAACACCATCCATTCCTCAGTTCTACCATCAAATGGCACCCTGGGTCCCTCCCACTTCCACAACACCCCTACTTCCTCTAATGCCAGAATATTCCCCATACATGGTGACAGAACGCCCCCTGCATTCTGTTTACACACATTATTTACCAAACCAACCAAACACTACAGCCTTCAAACTCACACCCCGAGAGACCCAGAGACCCCTTGTTCCATCACCTCTGGTCCCTCCCAGTACATCCCTTTTCCACCCATATCACTACAGATATGGGCATTCTATTATTCCCGGTCCACCATTACCCTTCAGCCTCTATCAACACATTGAACTGCCCATGCCCCTCCAGAGGTCTAGGTATTTACCTTTGGATGCATACAACAACAGATTTTACCCCAGAGAGTATGGAGGGCATTTAGCCCAATTAAATCATTCTGACTCTTACAGTAGGCTTACCGAGGACAGAGGAATCCAGGAGCACAAAGGAGACAAGGGTACCCGCCAGAGTCCTTTAGCCGGCTGTGCTGCCTCTGGGTCTCCAGACAGACCCAGTGCTGCAGATTTCACCCAGCGTGTCCCTGTTACACTAAGGCACACTTCCCATGGGCAGACACTTATAGTCAGCCAATTACAGCATGGTATGCAAGGGGCTTCAGCACAAACCACAGCAGCCAACAGCTTACCCAAGAAGCCATGTGGACAAGATCAAAAGGATGTGTTACCAAATAGTGAGAG TAATGAACCCGCAACCACAGTTTCAGCAAGAAGCAGTGACATTTCATCAGAGAAGAAAGAGGATGAAGAGACAGAGGATGAGCCAGGACCTCTCAACCTATCGAAGAGGGACCAGGCCACATCCAGAAACACAATGCACCATGATCCTGAGCACGAGCTCCATTCTGATTCAGAAAGTAGTCTAGAGGAGGCACCACTCAACCTCTGCCTCAGGGCAGAGACCAACATTAAAGCCCTTCCCGACACAACAGCAGAAAAAGAACCCAATTCTGAGATATCTCCAGCCAGAGAACAAGATCTAGACCCTTGTGATCAGAGGCACTCCGCAGCTTTTGCTCTTTGTCAGCTTGCTAGCTCAAGGGACGTTATCAACGAGTCCCCCATTGGCCAACAAGAAATGACCAAGGGCCAGAACATCAAACACCTTTCTTACACAGAAAAGCATCCAGCTAAGGACACTCCAGACATGCACAAACAGGGCACTCAAGCACCGGGGCAAAAACGGGCAAGAAGCAGACCTCTGAGACACACTGCCAAGAAAGCAAGGGTAAAAGAACCAGCCCGGGCTCAAAGGAAAAGGTCGCAAAACTGCTGA